A genome region from Anaerohalosphaeraceae bacterium includes the following:
- a CDS encoding CPBP family intramembrane metalloprotease yields MPCEKEEAPAERVKMSRKRKHRDSFRQLMTFVPDTYMDRTSRPIYALVYLLGFILLYEMGTYLIDPAALSERLAQPQTRVVAFLWVQNVLEYLGFSPRMIWVATPLVPLVILLIFQITSKSPWRIHWPDFLPMTGECLLLSVPLIVLSLLLNRTTEISSNAALLLSSAVGLARQELWLQVITGIGAGIYEELVFRLILIGVLMLLFQDILGFTRKQSVIGAVLVSAFLFSVHHHVFFVNGRLGTGEAFEGSKFFFRMIAGVYFAVLYAFRGFGITAGTHAFYDILAAVLNLLVFQ; encoded by the coding sequence GTGCCTTGTGAAAAGGAAGAAGCCCCCGCAGAACGGGTGAAAATGAGCCGAAAGCGAAAACATCGGGATTCGTTCCGTCAGCTGATGACGTTTGTTCCGGATACCTATATGGACCGGACAAGCCGTCCGATTTACGCCCTGGTCTATCTGCTGGGCTTTATTCTGCTGTATGAAATGGGAACGTACCTGATTGACCCGGCGGCTCTTTCGGAGCGTCTGGCCCAGCCGCAGACCCGAGTGGTTGCGTTTTTGTGGGTCCAAAACGTTCTGGAGTACCTGGGGTTTTCTCCCCGAATGATTTGGGTAGCTACCCCGCTGGTTCCGCTGGTGATTCTGCTGATTTTTCAAATCACCTCCAAAAGTCCCTGGCGGATTCACTGGCCGGACTTTTTGCCGATGACAGGCGAGTGCCTGCTGCTGTCGGTACCGCTGATTGTCCTTAGTCTTCTGCTGAATCGGACGACGGAAATCTCTTCCAATGCGGCCCTGCTTCTTTCCTCCGCCGTCGGCCTAGCCCGTCAGGAGCTGTGGCTGCAGGTCATCACCGGCATCGGGGCGGGGATTTATGAAGAACTGGTTTTTCGGCTGATTTTAATCGGCGTGTTGATGCTCCTGTTTCAGGATATTCTGGGATTCACGCGAAAACAGTCGGTCATCGGGGCAGTGCTGGTGTCAGCCTTTCTGTTCAGCGTGCATCATCATGTCTTTTTTGTGAACGGCCGGCTGGGCACCGGCGAGGCCTTTGAGGGAAGCAAGTTTTTCTTTCGGATGATTGCAGGCGTGTATTTTGCTGTGCTGTATGCGTTCCGGGGGTTCGGCATCACAGCAGGCACTCACGCCTTTTACGACATTCTGGCAGCCGTTCTGAACCTGCTTGTCTTTCAGTGA
- a CDS encoding endonuclease III domain-containing protein, translating to MRSETLMDIYHRLYARFGPQHWWPGETPLEIMIGAVLTQNTNWKNVEKAIANLKASLLLDIRKLDRISPDRLAELIRPAGYFRIKAQRLKNLIAWLSKKCGGQIESLKELPTGRLREELLSIRGIGPETADSILLYALEKPVFVVDAYTARILGRHHLLEEGAGYEEIQSLFESTLPKDTVLFNEYHALLVRCGKDFCKPKAACRGCPLEDLPHETRQDFL from the coding sequence ATGCGTTCCGAAACCCTGATGGATATCTATCATCGGCTCTACGCCCGATTCGGCCCGCAGCACTGGTGGCCTGGAGAAACGCCGCTTGAAATCATGATTGGGGCCGTTCTGACGCAGAATACCAACTGGAAAAACGTCGAAAAAGCCATTGCCAACCTGAAGGCCTCATTGCTTCTGGACATCCGCAAACTTGACCGGATTTCTCCGGACCGCCTGGCGGAGCTGATTCGGCCCGCCGGTTACTTTCGCATCAAGGCCCAGCGGCTGAAAAATCTGATTGCCTGGCTTTCGAAAAAGTGCGGCGGACAAATTGAGTCGCTCAAAGAACTGCCGACCGGCCGGCTCCGGGAGGAGCTTTTGTCCATCCGAGGAATCGGGCCGGAAACGGCGGATTCCATTCTTCTGTATGCGCTCGAAAAACCCGTCTTTGTCGTCGATGCCTACACCGCGCGAATCCTTGGACGGCATCACCTTCTTGAGGAGGGGGCCGGCTATGAAGAGATACAGTCTCTTTTTGAAAGCACCCTTCCCAAAGACACGGTCCTTTTCAATGAATACCATGCCCTCCTTGTGCGGTGCGGAAAGGACTTCTGCAAACCCAAAGCCGCCTGTCGAGGTTGTCCCCTTGAAGACCTCCCCCACGAAACCCGGCAGGATTTCCTGTAA